A window of the Torulaspora globosa chromosome 6, complete sequence genome harbors these coding sequences:
- the RPS12 gene encoding 40S ribosomal protein eS12 (ancestral locus Anc_7.11), which yields MSDVEEVVEVQEEVVEQTAEVTIEDALKVVLRTALVHDGLARGLRESAKALTKGQAQLVVLVSSVTEDNIIKLVEGLANDPENKVPLIKVADAKQLGEWAGLGKVDRDGNVRKVVGASVVVVTNWGAETDERAMILEHFSQQ from the coding sequence ATGTCtgacgttgaagaagttgttgaagtccaagaagaagttgttgAGCAAACCGCTGAAGTCACCATCGAggatgctttgaaggttgTCTTGAGAACCGCCTTGGTTCACGATGGTTTGGCTAGAGGTTTGAGAGAGTCTGCTAAGGCTTTGACTAAGGGTCAAGCTCAGTTGGTCGTCTTGGTCAGCTCTGTTACCGAAgacaacatcatcaagtTAGTCGAAGGTTTGGCTAACGATCCAGAAAACAAGGTCCCATTGATCAAGGTTGCTGATGCTAAGCAATTGGGTGAATGGGCCGGTTTGGGTAAGGTTGACCGCGATGGAAACGTCAGAAAGGTCGTCGGTGCCTCcgtcgtcgtcgtcacCAACTGGGGTGCTGAGACCGACGAGCGTGCCATGATCTTGGAACACTTCTCTCAACAATAA
- the MRS6 gene encoding GTPase-activating protein MRS6 (ancestral locus Anc_7.10): MLSPERRPSMAERRPVLSNSSSIVVPHLAGIEDPLPDSTPDKVDVLIVGTGMVESVLAAALSWQGSKVLHIDKNDHYGDSSATMTVDQIKRWVNQVNEGEYPKCYSNAKLYVSTSIENGRGRFASRDFGLDLAPKILFAKSDLLSVLVNSRVHQYLEFQSLSSFHTYENDSFEKLTNTKQEIFTDQNLPLMTKRNLMKFIKFVLNWEEQPEIWEPYSNRPIGDMLVEKFKLDKPQVFELMFSIGLCYNMHTKTPEVLQRIRRYLSSFDVYGPFSVLYSKYGGPGELSQGFCRSAAVGGAMYKLNESLASYDPSSKIAYFNDGSKVSVTEKVVISPTQAPKYNQNAPEQKYEIHRLTCIVEKSCEEWFTEGESAAVVVFPPGSLKSGNQEVVQSFILGSGSETCPKGTSIWYLSTTQQGPRAEMDLDAALEAMEASIVRESSSDLENDESILRFGPNGEPVINSVRLGQSFKEYVPREKIQFLLKLYHIQYTSTPPFAVVDPSLFDINREDSERLIPGASDNGVLYTAMPSAEISYDEVVTAAKVLYEKIVGSDDDFFDLDFEDGDDAAISKTDFENAIEDDEDDEDAEMSVGVGRSGTAECIGEMEI, translated from the coding sequence ATGCTTAGTCCCGAACGTCGTCCTTCCATGGCGGAGCGTAGACCGGTTTTAAGCAATTCATCTTCCATAGTGGTACCACATTTAGCAGGTATCGAAGATCCGTTGCCTGACAGCACTCCCGACAAAGTTGACGTTTTGATAGTGGGCACTGGGATGGTTGAGAGTGTCCTCGCAGCTGCTTTGTCCTGGCAAGGCTCGAAAGTGTTGCACATCGATAAGAACGATCACTATGGAGACAGTTCGGCTACGATGACTGTAGACCAAATAAAAAGGTGGGTAAACCAAGTCAATGAAGGTGAATACCCCAAATGCTATTCTAACGCCAAGCTGTACGTTTCAACGAGCATCGAAAATGGGAGAGGAAGGTTTGCTTCAAGGGATTTTGGTCTCGACCTTGCGCCAAAGATTCTCTTCGCTAAATCCGATCTGTTATCTGTCCTAGTCAATTCGAGAGTTCATCAATATCTGGAATTCCAATCACTATCGAGCTTCCACACGTACGAGAAcgattcttttgaaaagctcaCAAACACGAAGCAGGAAATTTTTACCGACCAAAATTTACCTTTAATGACCAAACGAAACCTAATGAAATTTATTAAATTTGTCCTAAACTGGGAAGAGCAACCTGAGATTTGGGAGCCCTACTCTAACAGACCTATTGGTGACATGCTTGTGGAGAAGTTTAAACTTGACAAACCGCAAGTTTTTGAGCTGATGTTTTCTATCGGATTGTGCTACAATATGCATACCAAAACCCCGGAAGTGCTGCAAAGGATACGTCGCTATCTGAGCAGTTTTGATGTTTATGGACCTTTTTCGGTTCTTTACTCAAAATACGGTGGCCCTGGTGAACTGTCGCAAGGATTCTGTagatctgctgctgtcggTGGTGCCATGTACAAGCTCAATGAATCTCTGGCTTCATATGATCCAAGCAGTAAGATTGCCTATTTCAACGATGGCTCTAAAGTTTCCGTTACCGAAAAGGTGGTCATCTCGCCAACGCAGGCTCCCAAATACAATCAAAACGCCCCTGAACAGAAGTATGAAATTCATAGATTGACTTGTATCGTCGAAAAATCATGCGAGGAGTGGTTTACCGAAGGAGAATCAGCAGCCGTTGTTGTATTTCCTCCAGGGTCGCTAAAGTCGGGGAACCAAGAAGTTGTTCAATCGTTCATTCTGGGCTCCGGTAGTGAGACGTGTCCAAAGGGGACTAGTATATGGTATCTCTCTACAACACAGCAGGGTCCACGTGCTGAAATGGATTTAGACGCCGCACTGGAGGCAATGGAAGCTAGTATCGTCAGAGAATCCTCATCAGACTTGGAAAATGACGAATCCATCCTACGATTTGGCCCTAATGGCGAACCCGTGATCAATTCTGTGCGACTGGGTCAATCCTTCAAGGAGTATGTTCCAAGAGAAAAGATACAGTTTTTGCTCAAGCTATACCACATTCAGTACACTTCCACCCCGCCTTTTGCTGTGGTCGATCCCAGTCTGTTTGATATAAATCGCGAAGACTCGGAAAGACTGATTCCAGGCGCCAGTGACAATGGCGTCCTTTACACAGCCATGCCATCTGCGGAGATCTCGTACGACGAAGTCGTTACGGCTGCCAAGGTTCTGTACGAGAAGATTGTTGGCAGTGATGACgacttcttcgatcttgatTTTGAGGATGGCGATGATGCTGCCATCAGCAAGACCGACTTTGAGAAcgccattgaagatgatgaagacgacgaagatgCCGAGATGAGCGTGGGTGTGGGAAGAAGTGGTACAGCAGAGTGTATTGGGGAGATGGAAATATGA
- the GPB1 gene encoding Gpb1p (ancestral locus Anc_7.9), whose amino-acid sequence MDILHFPQKPRRNLDEEIEKSHEWPEKYHEDKSQMYERLGSRSEATDFSPLKYATNYVSVISSPIGKHMKAKIRSNNEDWLKKYYMSKKLTSHATLRQGSVTSSSDLSATHSDRSKSNTLLDKFLDCIQDLPDPVDEQLPSYVLDEDFSEEENDKRAIRESLSTSSYFDHYGKLRTVDLKNRDILKRHTLWMPIMKAEFRKLVTNIKDPTKVITDDKICPLFIEGTNYILREYDAYGGSTMISSVFSEHKLPAFCYHCAVEVNDQVYILGGLVACHKYDDEGPNLKDFVVDGVENLPPPLLPKIINNPSMINNARLYVLSLTSSHVSRPEVSGSVPPPLLCLRGSKLTERHIFFYGGLEIKTECACDEKGIYHLRKRAFVNNTGYILDTMTFKFSKIELMAQPYKFVSFPTLSARFGHMQMSIAPNHLPCNHEKGNEYHDSACIGMPSEEGTSSWNPSAVSLSSLSRSCIANHGSGVYTILIFGGYRQTGDDNYEAMNDFWRIEVPVIVRGKRGYCKFGDSASATIISRTNGTDLWPSRRAFFGYSLAETTVLGKSTLHDGLLGQLAKNFCIESPTEKHKTKPIFPNIPHARKETSHSRHHATGKEMRSDSNSSLRQRMGSPVHSYGSLQGRKQTSEGGVVVIHGGSDNTKVFGDMWWFDLESETWSSITTYGRDEVEGLVPIEICLVGQSMVTVGPISVSLGGFTQEEVDQLFLNKSIPDTADTSRKIGTDILNIFDLKTQCLQGHTVTMEGEGEDRHPVLADENGDQTNAVTSFGCQVLHTNGTIALVGGLISPRSKVNDCYLRGSVLQCVLPSISLAS is encoded by the coding sequence ATGGACATTCTACATTTTCCTCAGAAGCCTCGGCGGAATCtagatgaagagattgagaaaTCTCATGAGTGGCCTGAAAAGTACCATGAAGATAAATCCCAAATGTATGAGAGACTAGGAAGCCGTTCAGAAGCAACCGATTTCTCGCCACTGAAATATGCGACAAACTATGTCTCTGTAATATCATCTCCGATAGGCAAACATATGAAGGCGAAGATTCGATCTAACAACGAGGACTGGTTGAAAAAGTACTATATGTCTAAGAAGCTTACCAGTCATGCCACCTTGAGGCAGGGGAGCGTAACgagttcttcagatctcTCTGCCACACACAGCGATCGCTCGAAATCGAACACTTTGCTAGACAAGTTCCTCGATTGTATCCAGGATTTACCAGACCCTGTTGACGAACAACTACCCAGTTATGTTTTGGATGAGGACTTCAGCGAAGAGGAGAACGATAAAAGGGCAATAAGAGAATCTTTGTCAACTAGCTCATATTTTGATCATTATGGAAAACTTCGTACAGTCGATCTCAAGAACCGAGATATCCTGAAACGACATACTTTGTGGATGCCTATAATGAAGGCGGAATTCAGGAAACTGGTTACTAACATCAAGGATCCGACAAAAGTTATAACTGACGATAAAATCTGTCCGCTTTTCATCGAAGGTACTAACTATATCCTAAGGGAATACGATGCCTACGGAGGATCCACCATGATATCTTCCGTGTTTTCTGAGCATAAGCTGCCGGCGTTTTGTTATCACTGTGCTGTAGAAGTCAATGATCAGGTGTACATCCTTGGTGGACTAGTGGCGTGCCACAAATATGATGATGAAGGACCCAATTTAAAGGACTTTGTGGTTGATGGAGTCGAAAATCTACCGCCACCTTTGTTGCCAAAGATTATAAATAATCCATCTATGATTAATAACGCGCGCTTATACGTACTGTCGCTTACCTCCTCACACGTATCGAGGCCTGAGGTTTCAGGAAGTGTGCCCCCTCCTTTGTTGTGCCTGAGAGGTTCAAAGCTAACAGAAAGACACATTTTCTTTTATGGGGGACTGGAGATTAAAACAGAATGTGCATGCGACGAAAAAGGTATCTATCACTTGAGGAAACGCGCATTTGTCAACAATACTGGCTACATCCTTGATACAATGActttcaaattttccaaaattGAATTAATGGCACAGCCTTACAAATTTGTATCTTTCCCAACACTTTCAGCAAGGTTTGGACACATGCAAATGTCGATAGCGCCTAACCATTTGCCTTGTAATCATGAAAAGGGAAATGAATATCATGACTCCGCATGCATTGGTATGCCATCTGAAGAGGGTACATCCTCTTGGAATCCGTCTGCTGTCTCGCTTTCCTCATTATCAAGAAGTTGCATTGCCAACCACGGATCGGGCGTCTACACAATACTTATTTTTGGCGGTTATAGGCAAACAGGTGACGATAATTACGAAGCAATGAATGATTTTTGGAGGATTGAGGTACCAGTTATCGTCCGCGGCAAACGTGGATACTGTAAGTTCGGAGATAGCGCCAGTGCAACTATAATTTCACGAACCAATGGGACTGATCTTTGGCCTAGCCGTAGGGCTTTCTTCGGTTACAGTCTTGCTGAAACAACTGTATTGGGTAAATCTACCCTACATGATGGTCTTCTAGGTCAATTGGCAAAGAATTTTTGCATTGAATCACCGACAGAAAAGCATAAGACCAAACCAATTTTTCCTAACATCCCGCATGCCAGGAAGGAGACCTCTCATTCGAGACACCATGCTACTGGCAAGGAAATGAGATCAGACAGTAATTCTTCGCTTAGGCAGAGGATGGGATCACCAGTGCACTCCTATGGTTCATTGCAAGGAAGAAAACAGACCTCTGAGGGAGGCGTTGTTGTCATACATGGCGGTTCAGATAATACCAAAGTCTTTGGCGACATGTGGTGGTTTGATCTAGAGTCAGAAACGTGGTCGTCGATCACCACGTATGGTAGGGACGAAGTTGAAGGCTTGGTGCCTATAGAGATTTGCCTTGTTGGACAGTCGATGGTCACCGTTGGTCCAATAAGCGTGAGTCTTGGTGGTTTCacacaagaagaagtcgatcAGTTGTTCCTGAACAAGAGTATTCCTGATACTGCCGATACAAGCCGCAAGATTGGGACAGATATATTGAACATATTCGACCTTAAAACCCAATGCTTGCAGGGACACACTGTGACCATGGAAGGTGAGGGGGAAGACCGCCATCCGGTTCTGGCTGATGAGAATGGCGACCAGACAAACGCTGTGACATCCTTCGGATGCCAGGTTTTACATACCAATGGAACGATTGCTCTTGTTGGTGGGCTCATCTCTCCAAGGTCAAAAGTGAATGACTGCTACTTGAGAGGATCGGTTTTACAATGCGTGTTGCCATCAATAAGCCTGGCTAGCTAA
- the NDD1 gene encoding Ndd1p (ancestral locus Anc_7.8), whose product MAPSPPPQPQSQGMSVEEGLTAGMAGSSAAFEPESDSNFFRVITENLKYAFHSPLPNTQFPTPYSSNQVQMSQGANQGLQQGGSDNSSSLMENSMLPGLSGAANAAPGEALNDFNMQPSSVLQCGSAFPNEFLLASPEQFKEFLFESPAGFSILHKTPARTPLRFVSGSLKDDANSGNLFGNPMISSSHGKDANINKFTQTPLRSIDLNLMFNSNHMAAASSSPSKRVALSLTPYGRKVLHEIGTPYAKTLVSSNSALADFQKARKDVTRLHSSPPTAKKMTKTPPSKPRKKTVVESLSGKAGSQQTLSKESLNTCEGVQEADEDCYGSSPTTIQLNSSITKSSGRLSAQRIRVMTRQISESNVDDRLFKEDVEGLQLSPTPKCNALSSIETLKIPELPKMGSFKSETPPVPTKTATSKNAASSSSSLQSKAGRVKKTTKKQPKFQIIVANAQKFSVPTSQKSSKKIASLKRSRSMLAEPTAWTPNERKNKNTNSTNDNNNNNNGTSGVNRDSTNKKRSKSFTGNGQLYGFQ is encoded by the coding sequence ATGGCACCTTCACCACCACCCCAACCACAATCGCAGGGGATGTccgttgaagaaggattGACCGCTGGCATGGCGGGTTCGTCAGCTGCTTTTGAACCGGAATCAGATtcgaattttttcagaGTCATAACGGAAAACTTGAAGTATGCTTTCCACAGTCCACTACCTAACACGCAATTTCCCACTCCATACTCATCGAATCAGGTACAGATGTCCCAAGGCGCAAACCAAGGCCTGCAACAAGGTGGAAGCGACAACTCCTCGTCATTGATGGAGAACAGCATGTTGCCTGGACTATCTGGAGCAGCTAATGCTGCCCCTGGCGAGGCTCTAAATGATTTTAACATGCAGCCTTCGTCTGTGCTGCAATGTGGGAGTGCGTTTCCCAACGAGTTCTTACTAGCCTCGCCAGAGCAGTTCAAGGAGTTTTTGTTCGAATCGCCCGCAGGGTTTAGTATCCTTCATAAAACACCTGCAAGGACACCTCTACGGTTTGTGAGTGGTTCTCTGAAGGACGACGCTAATAGTGGCAACTTATTTGGCAACCCTATGATTAGTTCATCTCACGGAAAGGATGCTAATATCAATAAGTTCACACAAACGCCACTAAGGAGTATCGATCTAAACCTCATGTTTAACTCTAATCATATGGCCGCcgcctcttcttcgccttCCAAGCGAGTGGCTCTCTCGCTGACACCGTACGGGAGAAAAGTCCTTCATGAGATCGGTACACCTTATGCAAAGACTCTGGTCTCCTCTAACAGTGCGTTAGCAGATTTTCAAAAGGCACGGAAAGATGTAACTAGACTACACAGTTCGCCTCCAACcgcgaagaagatgaccAAGACGCCACCATCCAAgccgaggaagaaaacggTCGTTGAATCATTAAGTGGCAAGGCAGGAAGTCAACAGACTTTGTCCAAAGAAAGTTTGAATACCTGCGAGGGCGTTCAGGAGGCTGATGAGGATTGCTATGGATCGTCACCAACAACCATTCAACTCAACTCGTCAATTACAAAATCAAGCGGGAGACTATCGGCGCAGAGGATACGTGTCATGACTAGACAAATATCAGAATCCAATGTGGACGATCGACTGTTCAAAGAGGACGTGGAAGGGCTTCAGCTGTCCCCGACGCCTAAATGCAACGCATTGTCGTCAATAGAGACGCTCAAGATACCAGAGCTTCCCAAAATGggatctttcaaaagtGAGACGCCGCCAGTCCCTACCAAGACGGCAACCTCGAAAAACGCagcctcttcatcatcatcgctACAGTCCAAGGCCGGTAGAGTGAAAAAAACGACAAAGAAACAACCGAAGTTCCAAATAATCGTCGCTAACGCCCAAAAATTCAGCGTACCGACAAGCCAAAAGAGCTCTAAGAAAATAGCAAGCCTCAAACGATCTCGATCGATGCTTGCCGAACCAACAGCATGGACGCCGAatgaaagaaaaaacaAGAACACCAACAGCACTAACGACAACAACAATAATAACAATGGCACTTCGGGCGTGAATAGAGATTCCACCAATAAAAAAAGGTCAAAATCATTTACGGGCAACGGACAACTCTATGGGTTTCAATGA
- the NUD1 gene encoding Nud1p (ancestral locus Anc_7.7): MEESPSKDLAADLQSFHISSPRSGRKPASTDAAAPDMIGRNVMKQYLPNNEFADSKFVSYVGESESKSYIKRLGDWSMNYGTVQQRSKSPVKKDNELPQFKQYLNFSLPQKNSKQELSRDPESELILTASLNDISGIPTNTFKRHDHQMKRQQLTNTESLSQDVGEQEDEEEKGATDLDDVDPALEARGVFDNILKTQKSNYDFQQGRDEPLAGSRNRYESDGTSSYLGETPSSLSPNFEPYPEKPAGIKLITPEEMGLVFDNVNGVWYKPPAKNQDISSSRTIDNADSTMSNISKDQHGIEGIIAASAMMKFGRSKKEARPSLPENTDTVEERYEIEDDTPLDLPQISPEYLLQANAMKNDKKSSGNNATQNMIANVTTVSQVETSFQQSKRELISIITDILPAHKISWSRVRRIDLQDKQLSQVIGLNEILPHLTDCDLSDNDLRGLLGVPTGVLRLSCRNNRISSAYLSLDTLPHLETIDLSHNSIGHNVNILSSSIHLRHVNLSHNKIRSLSGGLGPSRIIKLDLSNNDISGAIDFAQLVRHDRHDEGERGWLSLEELNLSNNKITRLRNVRCLKSLRVLKIDGNPIKELIETAGAIETTVRSNLRTLSITNTQNALTRLGTLIASTTFRDEIPYRRLRILRTDSFSRFCRIRSMPRTLEELSIQGGKVEALPSWSIFPSSLRKLSLKSLQDLREIPHTLAYQLPSLQELDLSRNQLNSCYKLVRALPTSCLVKLSIKDNPLSSSEKDKRDLTKVIGMVCPRLTSFEL, encoded by the coding sequence ATGGAAGAGTCTCCTTCAAAGGATCTGGCGGCGGACTTGCAAAGCTTTCATATAAGCAGTCCTCGGTCGGGTCGAAAGCCCGCATCGACCGACGCAGCCGCGCCTGATATGATCGGTCGAAATGTCATGAAGCAGTACTTGCCCAACAATGAGTTTGCCGATTCGAAATTTGTGTCTTACGTGGGTGAGTCTGAATCGAAGAGCTACATCAAGCGGCTGGGCGATTGGTCTATGAACTATGGCACAGTGCAACAGAGATCGAAGTCACCGGTAAAGAAGGACAATGAACTACCGCAATTCAAGCAGTATTTGAACTTCAGCTTGCCGCAGAAAAATTCCAAGCAGGAGCTGTCGAGAGATCCAGAGTCAGAACTGATTTTGACAGCTTCTCTGAATGACATCTCGGGGATACCGACAAACACCTTCAAGAGACATGATCACCAGATGAAGCGGCAGCAGTTGACAAATACAGAAAGTTTATCGCAAGATGTTGGCGAGCAggaggacgaagaagaaaaaggcGCCACCGATCTTGACGATGTTGATCCGGCACTAGAAGCTCGTGGCGTTTTTGACAATATTTTGAAAACTCAGAAATCTAATTACGATTTCCAGCAAGGAAGGGACGAACCACTAGCCGGCAGCAGGAATAGGTATGAATCTGATGGAACTTCATCGTATCTTGGTGAAACTCCGTCGTCGCTATCTCCAAACTTCGAGCCCTACCCAGAAAAGCCGGCGGGCATAAAACTTATCACGCCCGAAGAGATGGGCTTGGTGTTTGATAATGTTAATGGCGTATGGTACAAGCCACCAGCTAAAAATCAAGATATATCCAGCAGCCGGACGATCGATAACGCGGACTCTACTATGTCGAACATTTCCAAGGACCAGCATGGAATTGAGGGGATCATCGCCGCTTCTGcgatgatgaaatttggcaggagcaagaaggaagctAGACCCTCACTGCCTGAAAATACTGATACcgttgaagaaagatatgAGATAGAGGATGATACACCGCTAGACCTTCCGCAGATAAGCCCAGAATATCTGCTTCAAGCAAATGCAATGAAGAACGACAAAAAGTCATCTGGGAATAACGCGACCCAAAACATGATTGCCAATGTAACTACCGTCTCGCAGGTGGAGACTTCTTTCCAGCAAAGCAAGCGCGAGCTGATATCCATTATAACGGACATTTTGCCAGCACACAAGATTAGTTGGTCTCGAGTTAGAAGAATTGATTTGCAGGACAAACAATTGAGTCAGGTGATCGGGCTGAACGAAATACTGCCACATCTAACTGATTGCGATCTGAGCGATAATGATCTGCGAGGGCTGCTTGGAGTTCCCACCGGTGTTCTACGGCTGTCGTGCCGAAACAATCGCATTTCATCAGCGTACCTTAGCTTAGATACCCTGCCACACTTGGAAACCATTGATCTCTCTCATAATTCCATAGGCCACAATGTCAACATATTATCGTCCTCGATTCATCTGCGACACGTGAATCTTTCACACAACAAGATACGGTCATTAAGCGGAGGGCTAGGTCCCTCTAGGATAATAAAGCTGGACTTATCGAACAACGATATCAGCGGCGCAATAGATTTCGCTCAATTGGTCAGACATGACCGTCACGACGAAGGCGAACGTGGCTGGTTATCCCTTGAGGAACTTAACCTCAGCAACAATAAAATAACGCGGCTCAGAAATGTCCGCTGTCTGAAAAGCCTAAGGGTACTCAAGATCGACGGTAATCCGATTAAGGAGCTTATTGAAACAGCCGGTGCCATAGAAACCACAGTGCGGAGCAATTTAAGGACATTAAGCATAACAAACACTCAAAATGCACTGACCCGATTAGGAACGCTCATTGCGTCCACAACCTTCAGAGATGAGATACCCTACCGTAGACTTCGTATCCTGAGGACCGATTCCTTCAGCCGATTCTGCAGAATACGATCAATGCCCAGAACCCTTGAAGAATTGTCAATTCAAGGTGGTAAGGTAGAAGCACTTCCCAGCTGGTCGATCTTCCCGAGCTCTTTACGGAAACTATCGTTAAAATCACTACAAGATCTAAGAGAAATTCCGCATACCCTGGCATACCAACTGCCGAGTTTGCAGGAACTGGATTTGTCCAGGAATCAGCTGAACAGCTGCTACAAATTAGTCCGAGCGCTACCGACCTCATGTCTAGTGAAGTTAAGCATCAAAGATAACCCGctttcaagttcagaaAAGGACAAACGTGACCTAACGAAAGTTATCGGGATGGTTTGCCCCAGGCTCACGAGTTTTGAGCTATAG